From the Argopecten irradians isolate NY chromosome 13, Ai_NY, whole genome shotgun sequence genome, one window contains:
- the LOC138305804 gene encoding uncharacterized protein, protein MARLLITIREESEITTMEDLIEPSHFPVALKCTQRLCGYEEDTNTYRNPSLALKLGYSLKKCALIQKANALIEEDDDKRKKAENFISVHELMWPNDISSAALTTLKAGKWNKPSPLPLTEDVSKLQTLVKEKLKTLSASLSTGIENSKPEKNVYAQLSEVALVKLVMFNRRRGGEAERLTIESYQQKSGNNAPIKEIEDSLSPMEKKMCSLFQRVEIRGKKGRRVPVLLTKDLIEAIDLLLKARESVGVSNDNPYVFARMNYGSNKAIRASDALRKYARLCGVKQVENVTSTKLRKHIATVSQIMNFGRNDLEQLAKFMGHDIDVHRSFYRLPESTIQVAKLGKFLLALDSGEVSKYSSCTLDDVTLEDDGKLCKYR, encoded by the coding sequence ATGGCTCGCCTACTTATTACTATCAGAGAAGAATCTGAAATTACAACCATGGAAGATCTGATTGAGCCAAGTCATTTTCCTGTTGCACTCAAATGTACACAAAGattatgtggatatgaagagGATACCAACACTTACCGAAATCCGTCATTGGCTCTCAAGTTAGGGTATTCCCTTAAGAAATGTGCATTGATTCAAAAGGCAAATGCCTTGATTGAAGAAGATGACGACAAGCGAAAGAAGGCAGAGAATTTCATTTCTGTCCATGAATTAATGTGGCCTAATGACATTTCCAGTGCTGCACTGACAACCCTAAAAGCAGGAAAATGGAACAAGCCATCCCCTCTCCCTCTAACAGAGGATGTGTCCAAACTTCAAACACTAGTGAAGGAAAAACTGAAGACACTTTCAGCTTCTCTGAGCACTGGAATAGAAAACTCAAAGCCTGAGAAGAATGTGTATGCTCAACTGTCAGAAGTTGCACTGGTAAAGCTTGTAATGTTTAATAGAAGAAGAGGTGGTGAAGCAGAGAGACTAACTATTGAGTCATATCAGCAAAAAAGTGGAAATAATGCCCCTATCAAGGAAATTGAAGATTCCCTATCACCAATGGAAAAGAAAATGTGCTCTCTGTTCCAAAGGGTGGAAATTCGTGGAAAGAAGGGCCGTAGGGTCCCAGTGCTGCTTACAAAAGACTTGATAGAAGCAATTGATTTGCTACTAAAAGCTAGGGAGAGTGTTGGAGTTAGCAATGACAACCCTTATGTATTTGCAAGGATGAACTACGGCTCAAATAAAGCAATCAGGGCATCGGATGCACTACGAAAATATGCTAGATTGTGTGGGGTTAAACAAGTTGAAAATGTTACTTCGACAAAGTTAAGAAAGCACATCGCAACAGTCAGCCAGATTATGAATTTTGGCAGAAATGATTTGGAACAATTGGCAAAATTCATGGGCCATGACATTGATGTCCATAGATCATTCTATCGACTTCCAGAGTCTACTATCCAAGTGGCCAAACTTGGGAAATTCCTTCTTGCTTTGGATTCCGGAGAAGTTAGTAAATACAGTTCTTGCACACTCGATGATGTCACTCTTGAAGATGATGGTAAGCTATGCAAGTATAGATAG
- the LOC138305805 gene encoding uncharacterized protein — protein sequence MMRRKKTTEKGQDLNQYKIGDVVCANIKGYPDGWPGVVRRVSTDNIIVYFKSDDDEFTFNRKKVKPFHLNETKMNETARKIKDSQMRDMFIQDCEWARRKMRPSIVICPSGLTNDKKKNILELCCNNSSKMSEVFTEDVTHVVIKTDPEGSRICDRTLKFFKSIAKKCWLLDYQWIVDSVSAGHLLPEEDFEVIGDTVTEKKHYGPKISRLAESPLLKDYQIYFYGRTCDISKDDLEDLATSCGGSLLDSAKRLTPESRQLAVACVDEFTSDYDKKQVTTMTMGLQTVSHDWLLDSITVFQVQDLTEYLITDKEHQTGDNEMNETEEKQNRDNAEVTLKKEALSMSGIKTKGKESIDIGNNNADFGGQDGHIDEKNDPDFLPDPNDKTLDTDHDEVNLKKEALSMSGMKTKGKESIGICNNNTDFVSQDGHTDEKNDPDFLPDPNDKTLDTDHDEVNLKKEALSMSGMKTKGKESIDICNNNADFVSQDGHTDEKNDPDFLPDSDDEMLDTDHDEVNIKREALSMSCLLPDSDDEMLDTGHDEVNIKREALSMSGMKDKGKDSIGCCSSDGDFGGQDADTYEINDPDFLPDSDDEMLDTDHDEVNIKREALSISKSKTKDNKRKRTDDCNSDGKSKVMVSDSDSNPESEVFPMLNSKQGKKKQNSGVKVQMAHNGNKRKWDKKHYCMYCGKSSTNIRKHYFSKQHRSESKVQRILSFPLHSKDRNLALEELRNAGDYKHNYEVIKFWRRNTCTLEKCD from the exons ATGATGAGGAGAAAAAAGACAACTGAAAAGGGACAAGATCTGAATCAGTATAAAATTG GTGATGTGGTTTGTGCAAATATCAAAGGTTACCCAGATGGTTGGCCAGGTGTTGTCCGAAGGGTTTCTACTGACAATATTATTGTCTATTTTAAAAGTGACGACGATGA ATTTACATTTAATAGGAAGAAAGTAAAACCATTTCATCTGAATGAAACTAAGATGAATGAGACGGCAA gaaaaaTAAAGGATTCACAGATGCGTGATATGTTTATTCAAGATTGTGAGTGGGCTAGACGGAAGATGAGACCTAGCATTGTAATTTGTCCAAGTGGATTAACTAATGACAAAAAG aaaaatatacTCGAGCTTTGCTGTAATAACAGTTCAAAAATGAGCGAAGTGTTCACAGAAGATGTAACACATGTTGTAATAAAGACTG ATCCAGAGGGAAGTCGCATTTGTGACCGAACATTGAAGTTTTTCAAAAGTATTGCTAAGAAGTGCTGGCTCCTCGACTACCAGTGGATAGTTGACAGTGTGTCTGCTGGTCATCTTTTACCTGAG GAGGACTTTGAAGTGATTGGAGATACTGTCACAGAAAAAAAGCACTATGGGCCAAAGATTTCACGACTGGCAGAGTCACCACTTCTCAAAGactatcaaatttatttttacggAAGAACATGTGACATATCAAAAG ATGATCTTGAAGATCTAGCAACTTCTTGTGGTGGTTCTTTGCTAGATTCTGCAAAACGGTTGACCCCTGAAAGTCGACAACTCGCCGTGGCATGTGTTGATGAGTTTACATCTGACTATGACAAGAAGCAAG TGACAACTATGACAATGGGATTACAAACAGTGTCTCATGATTGGTTATTGGACTCCATCACAGTCTTCCAAGTGCAGGATTTAACTGAATATCTCATCACTGATAAGGAGCATCAGACTGGTGACAATGAAATGAATGAAACTGAGGAAAAGCAGAATAGAGATAATGCGGAAGTCACTTTAAAGAAAGAAGCACTGTCCATGAGTGGAATTAAAACTAAAGGCAAGGAAAGTATTGACATTGGTAACAACAACGCTGATTTTGGAGGCCAAGATGGTCATATCGATGAGAAAAATGATCCTGATTTTCTGCCTGATCCAAATGATAAGACGCTGGATACTGATCATGATGAAGTCAATTTAAAGAAAGAAGCACTCTCCATGAGTGGAATGAAAACTAAAGGCAAGGAGAGTATTGGCATTTGTAACAACAACACTGATTTTGTAAGCCAAGATGGTCATACAGATGAGAAAAATGATCCTGATTTTCTGCCTGATCCAAATGATAAGACGCTGGATACTGATCATGATGAAGTCAATTTAAAGAAAGAAGCACTCTCCATGAGTGGAATGAAAACTAAAGGCAAGGAGAGTATTGACATTTGTAACAACAACGCTGATTTTGTAAGCCAAGATGGTCATACAGATGAGAAAAATGATCCTGATTTTCTGCCTGATTCAGATGATGAGATGCTGGATACTGATCATGATGAAGTCAATATAAAGAGAGAAGCACTGTCCATGA GCTGCCTTTTGCCTGATTCAGATGATGAGATGCTGGATACTGGTCATGATGAAGTCAATATAAAGAGAGAAGCACTGTCCATGAGTGGAATGAAAGATAAAGGCAAGGATAGTATTGGATGTTGTAGCAGTGACGGTGATTTTGGAGGCCAAGATGCTGACACATATGAGATAAATGATCCTGATTTTCTGCCTGATTCAGATGATGAGATGCTGGATACTGATCATGATGAAGTCAATATAAAGAGAGAAGCACTATCCATCAGTAAATCAAAAACGAAAGACAACAAAAGGAAAAGAACAGATGATTGTAACAGTGATGGGAAGAGCAAGGTTATGGTTTCAGATAGTGATTCCAATCCTGAATCAGAAGTGTTTCCTATGCTTAATAGCAAACAAGGGAAAAAGAAGCAAAACTCTGGTGTAAAGGTGCAAATGGctcataatggaaataaaaggAAGTGGGACAAAAAACACTACTGTATGTATTGTGGTAAAAGCAGTACAAATATCAGAAAGCATTATTTCTCAAAACAACATCGATCTGAAAGCAAGGTACAGCGGATCTTAAGCTTCCCGTTACACTCCAAAGACAGAAACTTGGCATTAGAGGAGCTTAGAAATGCTGGAgattataaacataattatgaagtGATAAAATTCTGGAGAAGGAACACTTGTACCTTGGAGAAATGTGACTGA